A single region of the Neisseriaceae bacterium genome encodes:
- a CDS encoding 1-deoxy-D-xylulose-5-phosphate synthase, protein MIMTTLLEQINYPSDLKKLPKNQLPKVVEEIRDCFMQNISQTGGHFASNLGTIELTVALHYVFDTPKDHLIWDVGHQAYVHKLLTGRKNQMHTIRQYHGLSPFPKITESEYDTFGVGHSSTSISAALGLAIADQLDKKNNHTIAVIGDGAMTAGMAFEALNNAGDRNDINLLVILNDNEMSISNNVGALPKYLARNLVQDFKGFLKTFKIKTKPVLEKIPLAINTAQHIESKFSEIMHNTRSGLSLFNDFGFHYTGVIDGHNILALVEIFESLKQEKGPQLLHIHTKKGHGFTPAENDPIGFHAIGTFDKQSPPLIAKSSSQITFSKIFGDWIIDQATQDDRLFAITPAMREGSGLVEFEKKFPKRYFDVGIAEQHAVTFAAGLALAHKKPVVAIYSTFLQRAYDQLIHDVAIQNLPVLFAIDRAGVVGEDGPTHIGAYDISFLRCIPNMTVATPSDELECRLLLSTCYQQNTPSAVRYPRGTGTGVTVSHTLETLSVGKGIIRRRGKRIAILAFGTILQSAIPVVESLNATLADMRFVKPIDETLIIKLANSHDYLVTLEENAIQGGAGSAVLEVLAKNKNTTPVLILGIPDKVTEHGNAKIILNEIGLSSEGILKSIQNFI, encoded by the coding sequence ATAATAATGACCACACTACTTGAACAAATCAACTATCCATCTGATTTAAAAAAACTACCTAAGAATCAGCTTCCTAAGGTAGTAGAAGAGATTAGAGATTGTTTCATGCAAAATATCTCACAAACAGGTGGTCATTTTGCCAGTAACCTGGGAACTATTGAATTAACTGTAGCTTTACATTATGTTTTTGACACACCCAAAGACCACTTAATATGGGATGTAGGACATCAGGCTTATGTCCACAAATTACTAACTGGACGTAAGAACCAAATGCATACTATTAGACAATACCATGGCCTCTCTCCTTTTCCAAAAATTACCGAGTCTGAATATGATACTTTTGGTGTCGGACATTCTTCAACATCTATTAGTGCTGCTTTGGGTCTAGCTATTGCCGATCAACTAGATAAAAAAAACAACCATACAATTGCTGTTATTGGGGATGGTGCTATGACTGCAGGAATGGCTTTTGAAGCATTAAATAATGCAGGTGATAGAAATGACATTAATTTATTAGTAATTCTCAATGATAATGAAATGTCAATTTCTAATAATGTTGGTGCTTTACCAAAATACTTAGCTAGGAACCTTGTACAAGATTTTAAAGGATTTTTGAAAACTTTTAAAATAAAAACAAAACCTGTATTAGAAAAGATACCTCTAGCTATTAATACAGCCCAACATATTGAATCTAAATTTTCTGAAATTATGCATAACACTCGTTCAGGACTGTCGTTATTCAATGATTTTGGCTTTCATTATACCGGCGTTATAGATGGACATAATATTTTAGCATTAGTAGAAATTTTTGAATCTTTAAAACAGGAAAAAGGGCCTCAGTTATTACACATCCACACAAAAAAAGGACATGGTTTTACACCTGCAGAAAATGATCCTATTGGTTTTCATGCCATTGGAACATTCGATAAACAATCTCCTCCTTTAATCGCCAAATCAAGTTCCCAAATAACTTTTTCTAAAATTTTTGGGGATTGGATTATTGACCAAGCCACCCAAGATGATCGACTATTTGCAATCACCCCCGCTATGCGAGAAGGCTCTGGACTTGTCGAGTTTGAAAAAAAATTTCCTAAACGCTATTTTGATGTGGGGATCGCCGAACAACATGCAGTCACATTTGCCGCTGGCTTAGCCCTAGCTCACAAAAAACCAGTGGTTGCCATTTATTCCACTTTCCTACAAAGAGCTTATGACCAATTAATTCATGATGTTGCTATTCAAAATCTACCAGTTCTTTTTGCAATTGATAGAGCTGGTGTCGTTGGGGAAGATGGCCCTACTCATATTGGCGCTTATGATATTAGTTTTTTACGCTGTATTCCTAATATGACTGTTGCAACACCTTCCGATGAACTAGAATGTCGTTTGTTATTATCAACGTGTTATCAACAAAATACACCGAGTGCAGTTAGGTATCCAAGGGGCACAGGTACTGGTGTCACTGTTAGTCATACTCTAGAGACTTTATCTGTTGGGAAAGGAATTATTAGGCGAAGAGGTAAGAGAATTGCTATTCTTGCTTTTGGTACCATACTCCAATCCGCTATCCCTGTTGTTGAATCTTTAAATGCTACTTTAGCTGACATGCGTTTTGTAAAACCTATTGATGAAACACTTATTATAAAACTAGCTAACAGCCATGACTATTTAGTTACACTTGAGGAAAATGCCATACAAGGAGGTGCTGGATCTGCTGTTTTAGAGGTACTGGCAAAAAATAAAAATACTACTCCCGTACTCATTTTAGGCATTCCAGATAAAGTAACCGAACATGGTAATGCTAAAATTATTTTAAATGAAATAGGATTGAGTTCTGAAGGGATATTAAAAAGTATTCAAAATTTCATATAA
- the hemN gene encoding oxygen-independent coproporphyrinogen III oxidase, producing MLFNEVLWDHELIAKYDKPAPRYTSYPTALEFDQQLSEQDLLQAFQKYTDKNLSVYVHIPFCHKLCYFCGCNKVVTTHQEKADIYLDFLEREIKARAPLFKNRTVTQLHWGGGTPTYLTCAQASRLMDLLKNYFHVHTEAEISLEMDPRKIDNTYLYYLKTLGFNRISIGIQDFNIEVQRLINREQDEGQIFGLVQYAKELGFKSISVDLIYGLPKQTLDSFHHTLEKVKELDPDRISVFNFAYLPNLIKAHKMINAEDIPDAELKLEMFQDTIQFFQNSDYQFIGMDHFAKKTDELAILQNERRLHRNFQGYTTQGESDLLGLGVSAISMIGDVYAQNEKILSQYYEAVKQKETALLRGFKLSEEDCMRRDIIKQIVCDFQLQFADYEKKYHINFKDKFYEELEELRTFSEDGLLELNEQGFTVMPVGRLLIRHIAMAFDVYSKAKQQIFSKAI from the coding sequence ATGCTATTCAATGAAGTATTGTGGGATCATGAATTAATTGCGAAGTACGATAAACCAGCTCCTCGTTATACTTCGTACCCTACTGCTCTAGAATTTGATCAACAACTGTCAGAGCAAGATTTATTACAGGCATTCCAAAAATATACTGATAAAAACTTATCGGTATATGTACATATCCCATTTTGTCATAAGCTTTGTTATTTTTGTGGATGTAATAAGGTGGTGACAACCCATCAGGAAAAAGCAGATATTTATTTAGATTTTTTAGAACGAGAAATTAAAGCAAGAGCACCTTTATTTAAAAATCGTACAGTAACCCAATTACATTGGGGCGGGGGGACACCTACTTATCTAACCTGTGCTCAGGCCAGTCGGTTGATGGATCTGTTAAAAAATTATTTCCATGTGCATACTGAGGCTGAAATTAGCTTGGAAATGGATCCTAGAAAAATCGACAATACTTATTTGTATTATCTGAAAACATTGGGCTTTAATCGTATTAGTATAGGTATTCAAGATTTTAATATTGAGGTACAACGTTTAATCAATCGAGAACAAGATGAAGGACAGATTTTTGGGTTAGTGCAGTATGCTAAAGAATTAGGATTTAAATCTATTAGTGTAGATTTAATTTATGGCTTGCCTAAGCAAACGTTGGATAGTTTTCATCATACTTTAGAAAAAGTAAAAGAATTAGATCCTGATCGCATTAGTGTATTTAATTTTGCCTATCTACCTAATTTAATTAAAGCACATAAAATGATTAATGCTGAAGATATTCCTGATGCCGAATTAAAATTAGAAATGTTTCAAGATACAATTCAGTTTTTTCAAAATTCCGATTACCAGTTTATTGGTATGGATCATTTTGCTAAAAAAACAGATGAATTGGCCATATTACAAAACGAAAGACGATTACACCGTAATTTCCAAGGGTATACTACACAGGGAGAAAGTGATTTACTTGGATTGGGTGTTTCTGCGATTAGTATGATTGGGGATGTTTATGCACAGAACGAGAAAATTCTTTCTCAATACTATGAAGCAGTCAAACAGAAAGAAACAGCCTTACTAAGAGGATTCAAATTATCTGAAGAAGATTGCATGCGTCGGGATATTATCAAACAAATTGTGTGTGATTTTCAATTGCAGTTTGCAGATTATGAAAAAAAATATCATATTAATTTCAAAGATAAATTCTATGAAGAATTGGAAGAGTTACGAACTTTTTCAGAGGATGGATTATTAGAACTAAATGAACAAGGATTTACCGTTATGCCAGTGGGTCGATTGCTGATTCGGCATATTGCCATGGCTTTTGATGTTTATTCCAAAGCAAAGCAACAAATATTTTCTAAAGCTATTTGA
- a CDS encoding fructose-bisphosphate aldolase class II produces MALVSMRQLLDHAADNNYGLPAFNVNNLEQMRAIMEAANEVNAPVIVQASAGARKYAGSRFLAHLIMAATEEFPHIPLVMHQDHGSSPMVCQQAIQLGFSSVMMDGSLKEDAKTPSDYDYNVNVTKTVVNFAHACGVSVEGEIGCIGNIETGLAGEEDGVGAQGILSRDRLLTDVEEAAQFVKDTGLDALAIAIGTSHGAYKFSRQPDGEILKIDRIKEIHQRLPNTHLVMHGSSSVPQEWLKIINEHGGEIPETYGVPVEEIVEGIKNGVRKVNIDTDLRLASTGAIRRYMAKHPAEFDPRKYLSESKNAMKRICLDRYLAFGCEGQAGKIKAISLEKMAQRYANGELKQIIN; encoded by the coding sequence ATGGCCTTGGTATCGATGCGACAACTACTCGATCATGCGGCAGACAATAATTACGGTTTACCTGCTTTTAATGTCAATAATCTTGAACAAATGCGTGCTATCATGGAGGCGGCCAATGAAGTTAATGCACCTGTTATTGTTCAAGCAAGTGCGGGTGCGAGAAAATATGCAGGTTCTCGCTTTCTTGCTCATCTAATTATGGCTGCAACTGAGGAATTTCCTCATATCCCTCTGGTCATGCACCAGGATCATGGATCCTCACCTATGGTCTGTCAGCAAGCCATCCAATTAGGTTTTAGTTCTGTTATGATGGATGGTAGTTTAAAAGAAGATGCCAAAACTCCATCTGATTATGACTATAATGTTAATGTGACTAAAACAGTTGTTAATTTTGCTCATGCGTGTGGTGTTTCTGTGGAGGGAGAAATTGGTTGTATTGGTAATATAGAAACAGGTCTAGCAGGAGAAGAAGATGGTGTCGGTGCTCAAGGTATATTGTCACGTGACAGATTATTAACTGATGTAGAGGAAGCTGCTCAGTTTGTTAAAGATACAGGCTTAGATGCTTTAGCAATTGCTATTGGTACTAGTCATGGAGCCTACAAATTTTCACGTCAACCTGATGGAGAAATTCTTAAGATTGATAGAATTAAAGAAATTCATCAAAGACTGCCTAACACTCATCTAGTCATGCATGGTTCTAGTTCTGTACCTCAAGAATGGCTAAAAATCATTAACGAGCATGGGGGGGAAATCCCCGAAACCTATGGTGTACCTGTTGAAGAAATTGTGGAAGGTATTAAAAATGGTGTACGTAAAGTTAATATTGATACAGACCTAAGATTAGCTAGTACTGGTGCTATTCGTCGTTATATGGCTAAACACCCAGCAGAATTTGATCCTAGAAAATATTTAAGTGAATCTAAAAATGCCATGAAAAGAATTTGCCTTGATCGCTATCTTGCCTTTGGTTGCGAAGGTCAAGCAGGTAAAATCAAAGCAATTTCATTAGAAAAAATGGCTCAACGCTATGCTAATGGTGAGTTAAAACAGATTATTAATTAA
- the rfbC gene encoding dTDP-4-dehydrorhamnose 3,5-epimerase, protein MVTTMIENTSLPDCKLITPNVHKDNRGYFLETFRQNDYLKILNFNLVQINESFSYYGVIRGLHAQIEPFAQTKIIQVLSGKILDAVVDIRPNSITFGKTMTILMNERQKQQLLIPEGFLHGYAVLSECATIQYYVNAPYSPSHEIGVRYDDPQLNINWMILPSERHVSDKDLALPTYQQLISQIT, encoded by the coding sequence ATGGTTACAACAATGATAGAAAATACTAGCTTACCTGATTGTAAATTAATTACGCCCAATGTCCATAAGGATAACAGAGGATATTTTTTAGAAACTTTTAGACAAAATGACTATCTAAAAATTCTAAATTTTAATTTAGTACAAATTAATGAAAGTTTTTCCTATTATGGAGTTATCAGAGGCTTACATGCTCAAATAGAGCCTTTTGCCCAGACAAAAATCATACAAGTACTATCTGGAAAAATATTAGATGCCGTGGTAGACATCCGCCCAAATTCGATTACTTTTGGTAAAACTATGACAATTCTGATGAATGAACGCCAAAAACAGCAGCTTTTAATCCCAGAAGGTTTTTTACATGGTTATGCTGTATTATCGGAATGTGCCACTATACAATACTACGTTAACGCACCCTACTCTCCTAGCCATGAAATTGGTGTAAGGTATGACGATCCCCAATTAAATATTAATTGGATGATTTTACCAAGTGAACGTCACGTTTCTGATAAAGACCTAGCACTTCCCACATACCAACAATTAATCTCTCAAATTACTTGA
- a CDS encoding NAD(P)-binding protein produces MNHHLTDYPCLFSPLKIGSVEIVNRIVMGSMHTGLEARRKDAGKLAAFYATRARGGVGLIVTGGIAPSRTGLLAPFDGKMTNFLDVSHHKLVTQSVHESDSKIVLQLLHAGRYGMTPFKVGAGSQKSPIHPFKHIKASDGMVRHLVRSFAKAAKLAHKAGYDGVEIMGGEGYLINQFLCPRTNDRTDQWGGSTENRQRFLVEIIKNIRLQVPDDFMVILRQSIADLVAGGQTWDEIITMAKKAEELGVNAINTDIGWHESRVPTIVTSVPRAAFVHFTERLRDKVSIPLIASNRINTPDVAEEILARGLVDAVSMARPLLADPEFPNKARTGRADEINTCIACNQACLDHIFVGRKVSCLLNPRAGRETTLILTHSVKPKKVAVIGAGPAGLSSAIAAAEKKHYVEIFEANDTIGGQFLIAANIPGKEEFKESLRYFRRQLEVNHIKVHFNTHVTVEDIQSQGFDVIIVATGVKPRIPNIEGIDHPMVMTYVDAVLRRKKVGKRVAIIGAGGIGFDVAEFLTTDKSLTLNLPEWEKEWGIDHSLTIPGFVTNPVVTPSSREVYLLQRKAGSQGKTLGKTTGWVHKAAIIKKKVQQISGVQYNKIDDDGLHISFLDKTKIPQVLSVDNVVLCAGQISVNNLVEPLKALGIQVYVVGGADFAGELDAKRAIKQGMEVVEMIE; encoded by the coding sequence ATGAATCATCATCTAACTGACTATCCTTGTTTATTTTCACCTTTAAAAATAGGCAGTGTCGAAATAGTTAATCGTATTGTAATGGGTTCTATGCATACTGGTTTAGAGGCTCGAAGGAAGGATGCTGGTAAATTGGCAGCATTTTATGCTACCCGAGCAAGAGGGGGGGTTGGCTTGATTGTAACAGGAGGTATTGCACCTTCACGTACTGGATTGTTAGCACCTTTTGATGGAAAAATGACTAACTTTTTAGATGTAAGTCATCACAAACTTGTGACTCAAAGTGTTCATGAATCTGATAGTAAGATAGTATTGCAACTGTTACATGCTGGCCGCTATGGTATGACACCATTTAAAGTGGGGGCAGGATCGCAAAAATCACCTATTCATCCATTTAAACATATTAAAGCGTCTGATGGTATGGTTAGACACTTAGTTCGTAGTTTTGCCAAAGCAGCAAAATTAGCTCATAAAGCAGGTTATGATGGTGTTGAAATTATGGGTGGAGAAGGTTATCTCATTAATCAATTTTTGTGCCCAAGAACCAATGATAGAACTGATCAATGGGGGGGATCTACAGAAAATAGACAAAGATTTTTAGTAGAAATTATTAAAAATATTAGGTTACAGGTTCCCGATGATTTTATGGTTATCTTAAGACAGTCTATAGCAGATTTGGTTGCAGGTGGCCAAACATGGGATGAAATTATTACCATGGCCAAAAAGGCAGAGGAATTAGGCGTGAATGCGATTAATACAGATATTGGTTGGCATGAATCAAGAGTACCTACTATAGTCACTTCAGTTCCCAGGGCTGCTTTTGTACATTTTACCGAACGATTAAGAGATAAGGTAAGCATTCCACTAATTGCATCTAATCGCATTAATACCCCTGATGTAGCGGAAGAAATTTTAGCCAGAGGTTTGGTGGATGCAGTATCTATGGCTAGGCCATTATTGGCAGATCCAGAATTTCCTAATAAGGCAAGAACAGGTAGAGCAGATGAGATTAACACCTGTATTGCGTGTAATCAAGCATGTTTGGATCATATTTTTGTAGGTAGAAAAGTATCTTGTTTATTAAATCCTAGAGCTGGTAGAGAAACTACCTTGATTTTAACCCATAGTGTAAAACCTAAAAAGGTGGCTGTGATTGGTGCAGGTCCTGCGGGGTTATCAAGTGCTATTGCTGCTGCAGAGAAAAAACATTACGTAGAAATTTTCGAAGCAAATGACACAATTGGAGGGCAATTTTTAATTGCTGCAAATATTCCGGGGAAAGAGGAATTTAAAGAGTCATTACGTTATTTTAGGCGACAGTTGGAAGTTAATCATATAAAAGTCCATTTTAACACGCATGTGACAGTAGAGGACATTCAATCTCAAGGATTTGATGTGATAATTGTTGCCACAGGAGTGAAACCACGGATTCCTAATATTGAGGGGATTGATCATCCGATGGTAATGACTTATGTTGATGCGGTTTTGAGAAGAAAAAAAGTGGGGAAAAGAGTGGCAATTATTGGTGCTGGCGGGATTGGCTTTGATGTGGCCGAGTTTCTAACTACAGATAAATCCCTTACCTTGAATTTGCCAGAATGGGAAAAAGAATGGGGGATAGATCATAGCTTAACAATACCAGGATTTGTCACTAACCCAGTAGTTACACCCTCAAGTCGAGAGGTGTATTTGCTACAGCGAAAAGCAGGAAGTCAAGGCAAAACACTTGGTAAAACGACAGGATGGGTGCACAAAGCCGCCATCATAAAGAAGAAAGTTCAACAAATTTCTGGTGTTCAATATAACAAAATTGATGATGATGGCTTACATATTAGTTTTTTGGATAAGACAAAAATACCGCAGGTATTGTCTGTGGATAATGTTGTATTATGCGCAGGACAAATATCTGTAAATAATTTAGTAGAACCCTTAAAGGCACTAGGTATTCAGGTGTATGTAGTCGGTGGTGCTGATTTTGCGGGGGAATTAGATGCCAAAAGGGCGATTAAGCAAGGAATGGAAGTAGTAGAAATGATTGAATAG
- the rfbB gene encoding dTDP-glucose 4,6-dehydratase has product MTVQSTILITGGAGFIGRHVVEYFVLNYPNYQCVILDSLTYSGHLRNLASIAQQPNFTFIQADINDFKTIQCIIHDYQIQGVIHLAAETHVDNSIQSPIPFVQTNVLGTANLLEACRNYLENCPTPNFKYLQISTDEVFGSINKPLSFDEQSIYRPRSPYSASKASADHVVMSYHHTYQFPAIISYTTNNYGPYQHPEKLIPHTIANALVKKPIPIYGTGQQIRNWIAVPDHVRAIDLIFHHGIIGETYAISAHNEYSNLDVVTKICLYMEKELGCPAHTLISLITHVKDRPGHDFRYALNSTKIEETLHWQPLFAFDDYLIYTINWYINHPEWLQQ; this is encoded by the coding sequence GCTGGTTTCATTGGACGTCATGTAGTCGAGTATTTTGTACTTAACTATCCTAACTATCAATGTGTTATCCTAGATAGTCTCACTTATTCAGGTCATTTGAGAAATCTAGCGTCTATTGCACAGCAACCTAATTTTACTTTTATTCAAGCAGACATTAATGATTTCAAAACAATCCAATGCATCATTCACGATTATCAAATTCAAGGGGTGATCCATCTAGCTGCCGAAACACATGTTGATAATTCTATTCAATCCCCCATCCCCTTTGTACAAACCAATGTTCTGGGTACGGCTAATCTACTGGAGGCTTGTCGAAATTATTTAGAAAATTGTCCAACACCAAACTTCAAATACCTACAAATTTCGACTGATGAAGTATTTGGCAGTATTAATAAACCTTTATCTTTTGATGAACAAAGTATTTATCGACCTCGATCTCCTTACTCGGCCTCCAAAGCTTCAGCTGATCATGTGGTCATGTCCTATCACCACACTTATCAATTCCCCGCCATCATTTCCTACACAACTAATAATTATGGCCCATATCAGCATCCAGAAAAATTAATTCCCCATACCATAGCTAATGCTTTAGTTAAAAAACCTATCCCTATCTATGGTACTGGACAACAAATACGAAACTGGATTGCTGTTCCTGACCATGTCAGAGCTATTGATCTTATATTCCATCATGGCATTATCGGAGAAACATATGCTATTAGCGCACATAATGAATATTCTAATCTGGACGTCGTGACAAAAATTTGCCTTTATATGGAAAAAGAATTGGGTTGCCCAGCACATACCCTTATCAGTTTAATCACTCATGTCAAGGATAGACCAGGGCATGATTTTCGCTATGCTTTAAACTCAACTAAAATAGAAGAGACACTACACTGGCAACCTTTATTCGCTTTTGATGATTATTTAATATACACTATTAACTGGTATATCAATCATCCAGAATGGTTACAACAATGA
- a CDS encoding UDP-glucose--undecaprenyl-phosphate glucose-1-phosphate transferase: protein MTNNEFILIEEPNLPPEPIKYLVVDLNHPQLSNEWLRFISNCSSQNITIVDAEKLLEVYTGRVIIDRLNQNEPGILQPSCLYSKLKRLMDIVCVILISPFLIPILLATIVLIKLESKGPAIFTQKRVGYNGKEFKIYKLRSMYTDSEVCGAQFASLGDERVTPLGRIIRKLRIDELPQFLNIIKGDMSLIGPRPEQKTFVDQFKGEIPFYDYRHIVKPGISGWAQVNQGYASGIGETFIKIEYDLFYIKHFSLSLDFLIFLKTIKTIFTGFGAR, encoded by the coding sequence ATGACAAATAATGAATTTATACTTATTGAAGAACCAAATCTCCCTCCAGAGCCTATCAAATATCTGGTGGTAGACTTAAATCATCCTCAATTAAGTAATGAATGGCTAAGATTTATTTCTAATTGTAGTTCGCAAAACATTACTATAGTTGATGCTGAAAAACTTTTGGAAGTTTATACAGGTCGAGTGATAATTGATCGTTTAAATCAAAATGAACCAGGCATCCTACAACCTTCCTGTCTGTATAGCAAACTGAAACGCTTAATGGATATTGTCTGTGTTATTCTAATTTCACCTTTTCTTATTCCGATTTTATTAGCCACTATAGTTCTAATTAAACTAGAAAGTAAGGGACCTGCTATTTTCACTCAAAAAAGAGTAGGTTATAATGGAAAAGAGTTTAAGATATATAAACTAAGAAGTATGTATACAGATTCAGAAGTATGCGGTGCTCAGTTTGCATCTTTAGGTGATGAACGTGTAACACCTCTCGGTAGAATTATTCGTAAATTAAGAATTGATGAGCTGCCTCAGTTTTTGAATATTATTAAAGGGGACATGAGTTTAATTGGACCAAGACCTGAACAAAAAACATTTGTTGATCAATTTAAAGGAGAAATCCCTTTCTATGATTACCGCCATATCGTCAAACCAGGTATTTCGGGTTGGGCTCAGGTTAACCAAGGTTATGCATCCGGCATCGGTGAAACTTTCATCAAAATCGAATACGACTTATTCTACATCAAACATTTTTCACTTTCTTTAGATTTCCTAATTTTCCTCAAAACTATCAAAACCATCTTTACTGGTTTCGGTGCCCGATAA